A window of Verrucomicrobiales bacterium genomic DNA:
CCTGATACACCAGATCTTTATCCACTCGGGAAGCAAAGCCAGAGCCTCCTTGAGAAACTCCACCGCCCCACCTGCCGCCACCGTGTTTCCGCTTCGCAACCACCCATGCAGGATGAAGGGGGCTTCGGCCAGCACCGCCAACAAAGGATGATGGCTGCCCCGTCCGCGCCGCAGCGGGTTGTAGCCCTTCACGGCTCCTTCCTGTTTGCCCGAGCGCTGGAGCACGGTGGAGTCCAGATCCAGATGAAAGCCACGCGCAGGCATGTTCACCTGCTCCAATGTCCACTTCCACAAGGGTCGGTAGAAGGCCTGCACGTGAGACTGGCTAAAGCGCAGGAAAAAGTTGCGGATCGTGTCATCGCCGGGGAACC
This region includes:
- a CDS encoding transposase is translated as MDETPKAITPFGGLASLIAFLGRIGFVEQLESAMPFAASTSNNAIPLTHTFTAFLMTVVTGGRRFGHAQWLRADHALHALLGMDRFPGDDTIRNFFLRFSQSHVQAFYRPLWKWTLEQVNMPARGFHLDLDSTVLQRSGKQEGAVKGYNPLRRGRGSHHPLLAVLAEAPFILHGWLRSGNTVAAGGAVEFLKEALALLPEWIKIWCIR